From the genome of Psychrilyobacter atlanticus DSM 19335, one region includes:
- a CDS encoding MATE family efflux transporter — protein MKYIKHRDLIVNKSLYKVILKISIPLMIGELIQRAYTLTDMFFMGKMGSIQVAALTFVDPIINGIMAIGMGLAVPMLSMVSQNIGAKNYDGAKKNIGNLIFLASILSIFIGLAGVFLSDPILKTLNAHGILLIESSRYLKIILWGTFFTFINVCYLSIKQAEGDTMKPLYLNIASLGLNLLLNPILIFQMNLGIEGAAIATVVSKGFLTIYGIYDLFYKGKGLRISKEHLKISRKDLIYILALGIPAVITKSTSPLGNMLINSYAVGYGSSVIAAVGLGNKINSILFSMGTSLSATMTTIAGQNIGAGKIKRVEEAVKKLGIISIFISLLGSVIIILFSENILSFFTSDPSIKKLTKEFFVATTPTAVAWGISQIIMGVHQGAGYTKISMYITIIRLWLLRIPLVFILGIFVGERSLWYSTAIATNAIGVVSILFYLSGLWKKKNKYIMA, from the coding sequence ATGAAATATATAAAACACAGAGATTTAATAGTTAATAAAAGTCTCTACAAAGTAATCTTAAAGATCTCCATTCCTCTCATGATTGGTGAGCTGATTCAAAGAGCCTATACCCTTACAGATATGTTTTTTATGGGGAAGATGGGAAGTATACAGGTAGCAGCCCTTACCTTTGTTGATCCAATAATAAATGGAATCATGGCTATTGGAATGGGATTAGCAGTTCCTATGCTGTCTATGGTTTCTCAAAATATAGGAGCCAAAAACTACGATGGTGCTAAAAAAAATATCGGTAACCTTATTTTTTTAGCATCAATTTTATCTATCTTTATTGGACTGGCAGGAGTTTTTCTTTCAGATCCAATCCTTAAAACATTAAATGCCCATGGAATATTATTAATAGAGAGTTCTCGTTATTTAAAAATTATTCTTTGGGGAACCTTTTTTACATTTATAAACGTATGTTATCTCTCCATAAAACAAGCTGAAGGAGATACCATGAAGCCTTTATATTTGAATATTGCTTCCCTTGGTCTAAACCTTTTACTCAACCCTATTTTAATATTTCAAATGAATTTAGGAATTGAAGGAGCTGCCATAGCCACGGTGGTTTCAAAAGGGTTTTTAACTATCTATGGGATCTATGACCTATTTTATAAGGGAAAAGGATTAAGGATTTCAAAAGAGCACCTTAAAATATCAAGAAAAGATCTTATATACATACTTGCTTTGGGAATCCCTGCTGTCATCACTAAATCTACTTCTCCTTTGGGGAATATGCTTATCAATTCCTATGCTGTTGGTTATGGTAGTTCTGTTATTGCAGCAGTGGGTCTAGGTAATAAGATAAATAGTATTCTATTCAGCATGGGAACCAGTCTATCCGCTACGATGACTACCATTGCTGGTCAGAACATCGGTGCTGGAAAGATAAAAAGAGTCGAAGAAGCTGTAAAAAAATTAGGAATTATAAGTATTTTTATCAGTCTCTTAGGTTCGGTTATTATAATTTTATTTTCAGAGAATATCCTCTCTTTCTTTACTTCCGATCCATCAATAAAAAAACTTACAAAAGAATTTTTTGTTGCTACAACTCCTACAGCTGTTGCATGGGGGATCTCTCAGATCATTATGGGGGTACATCAGGGAGCCGGTTATACTAAGATATCCATGTATATAACCATTATTAGATTATGGCTGCTGAGAATCCCGCTGGTTTTCATCCTGGGAATTTTTGTAGGAGAAAGGTCATTATGGTATTCTACAGCAATTGCTACGAATGCCATAGGAGTTGTCTCCATCCTATTTTATCTGTCAGGTCTATGGAAAAAGAAGAATAAATATATCATGGCATAA
- the nifJ gene encoding pyruvate:ferredoxin (flavodoxin) oxidoreductase: MAKTMQTMDGNQAAAWVSYAFTEVAGIYPITPSSPMAEYTDQWAAQGKKNLFGVPVKLVEMQSEAGAAGSVHGALQAGALTTTYTASQGLLLKIPNMYKIAGELLPSVIHVSARSLSAQALSIFGDHSDIYAARQTGYAMLASGSVQEVMDLAGVAHLATFKTRVPFMHFFDGFRTSHEINKVEVMDYADLDRLLDRDAVQAFRDRAINPHHPVTRGTAQNDDVYFQAREAQNKYYDAVPAAVLEYMEEISKITGREYKPFTYYGAADAERIVVAMGSVTETIKETVDHLVASGEKVGLLTVHLYRPFSAEYFMNVLPKTVKTISVLDRTKEPGANGEPLYLDIVELFKDDKNAPKIVGGRYGLSSKDTTPAQIVAVFENAKLDTPKEGFTVGIIDDVTHLSLPVGESVSVVADNVKECLFFGLGSDGTVGANKNSIKIIGDKTDLYAQAYFAYDSKKSGGVTRSHLRFGKDPIRSTYLINRPSFVACSTPSYLGKYDMTSGLKKGGSFLLNCVWDAEETVANLPNSVKIKLAKAEAKLFIINANKLASELGLGNRTNTIMQSAFFKLANVIPFTEAQEYMKEYTYKSYIKKGQDIVDMNYNAIDKGADELVEVTVDPAWINLVHETAEDAYKGSAFVEKIAKPINAIKGYDLPVSAFDGYEDGTFENGTTAFEKRGVAVNVPQWIPENCIQCNQCSFVCPHAVIRPFLINEEEKANGPEDMKTLKVIGKAEGVEYRLQVSPLDCTGCGVCANVCPAPKGKALVMTPIAEVMPEQKFADFLFNEVTYKKEIMGTANVKTSQFAQPLFEFHGACAGCGETPYIKLITQLFGDRMMVANATGCSSIYGGSAPSTPYCTNGCGEGPAWASSLFEDNAEFGYGMHVAVEALRDRLEVEMETIMDKVTPEVAELFKEWIENRTDGEKTQEIRTKLLPLIEGNEDAKEVTSLKDYITKKSQWIFGGDGWANDIGYGGIDHVLATSDDINILVMDTEMYSNTGGQASKASPTGSVVKFAAAGMPLKKKDLAAICMSYGHIYVAQVSMGGSQAQYLKAVKEAEAHKGPSIIIAYAPCISHGVRKGMGHSQTEMKLATECGYWPLFRFDPKLELEGKNPLQIDSKEPNWDKYEEFLLGETRYLTLTKSNPERAKELFAKNKMEAQKKIRHYKRLAALDYSQGL; this comes from the coding sequence ATGGCTAAAACTATGCAAACAATGGACGGAAACCAAGCTGCAGCGTGGGTATCATACGCATTCACAGAAGTAGCAGGAATCTATCCTATAACACCATCATCACCAATGGCAGAATACACTGATCAATGGGCAGCTCAAGGTAAGAAAAACTTATTCGGAGTACCTGTAAAGTTAGTAGAAATGCAATCGGAAGCAGGAGCAGCAGGATCAGTTCATGGAGCGTTACAAGCAGGAGCTTTAACGACTACTTATACAGCATCACAAGGATTATTATTAAAAATACCTAACATGTATAAGATCGCTGGAGAACTATTACCTTCAGTAATCCATGTATCAGCTAGATCATTATCAGCTCAAGCATTATCTATATTTGGAGATCACTCAGATATATATGCTGCAAGACAAACTGGTTATGCAATGTTGGCCTCTGGATCTGTACAAGAAGTAATGGACCTTGCAGGTGTGGCTCATTTAGCAACATTTAAAACAAGAGTACCTTTCATGCATTTCTTCGACGGTTTCAGAACTTCACATGAAATCAACAAAGTAGAAGTAATGGATTATGCAGATTTAGATAGATTATTAGATAGAGATGCTGTTCAAGCATTCAGAGATAGAGCAATCAACCCTCATCACCCAGTGACAAGAGGAACAGCTCAAAACGATGACGTTTATTTCCAAGCTAGAGAAGCTCAAAATAAATATTATGATGCAGTACCAGCAGCAGTTTTAGAATATATGGAAGAAATTTCAAAGATTACAGGAAGAGAATATAAGCCATTTACTTACTATGGAGCAGCAGATGCTGAAAGAATAGTAGTAGCTATGGGATCAGTTACAGAGACTATCAAAGAAACTGTAGATCATTTAGTGGCATCAGGAGAAAAAGTAGGATTATTAACTGTTCACTTATACAGACCATTCTCTGCTGAGTACTTCATGAATGTTTTACCTAAGACAGTTAAAACTATATCTGTATTAGATAGAACTAAAGAACCTGGAGCAAACGGAGAACCTTTATACCTTGACATAGTTGAGTTATTCAAAGATGACAAAAATGCACCAAAAATCGTTGGAGGAAGATACGGATTATCTTCTAAAGATACTACACCTGCTCAAATAGTAGCTGTATTTGAAAATGCAAAATTAGATACTCCTAAAGAAGGATTCACAGTAGGAATTATCGATGACGTTACTCACTTATCATTACCAGTAGGAGAATCTGTATCAGTAGTTGCTGATAACGTAAAAGAATGTTTATTCTTCGGATTAGGATCTGACGGTACTGTAGGAGCTAACAAAAACTCAATCAAAATCATAGGAGATAAGACTGATCTTTATGCTCAAGCTTACTTCGCATATGATTCAAAGAAATCTGGAGGAGTTACTAGATCTCACTTAAGATTCGGTAAAGACCCTATCAGATCAACTTACTTAATCAACAGACCTTCATTCGTAGCATGTTCTACACCATCTTACTTAGGTAAGTATGATATGACAAGTGGATTAAAAAAAGGTGGATCATTCTTATTAAACTGTGTATGGGATGCGGAGGAAACTGTTGCAAACTTACCTAACTCAGTTAAGATCAAATTAGCTAAAGCAGAAGCTAAGTTATTCATCATCAATGCAAACAAATTAGCATCTGAATTAGGATTAGGAAACAGAACTAACACAATAATGCAATCTGCATTCTTTAAGTTAGCTAATGTAATTCCATTTACAGAAGCTCAAGAATATATGAAAGAGTATACTTATAAGTCATACATCAAAAAAGGTCAAGATATCGTTGACATGAACTACAATGCAATTGATAAAGGAGCAGACGAGTTAGTAGAAGTTACTGTAGATCCAGCTTGGATCAACTTAGTACATGAAACAGCTGAAGACGCTTACAAAGGTTCTGCATTCGTAGAAAAAATTGCTAAGCCAATAAACGCTATCAAAGGATATGATTTACCAGTATCTGCATTTGACGGATATGAAGATGGTACATTTGAAAATGGAACTACAGCATTTGAAAAGAGAGGGGTAGCAGTAAACGTACCTCAATGGATTCCTGAAAACTGTATCCAATGTAACCAATGTTCATTTGTTTGTCCACATGCAGTAATCAGACCTTTCTTAATCAATGAAGAAGAAAAAGCTAATGGACCAGAAGACATGAAAACTTTAAAAGTTATCGGAAAAGCTGAAGGTGTAGAATACAGATTACAAGTTTCACCACTTGACTGTACTGGTTGTGGAGTATGTGCAAACGTATGTCCAGCACCTAAAGGAAAAGCTTTAGTTATGACTCCAATTGCTGAAGTTATGCCTGAGCAAAAATTCGCTGATTTCTTATTCAACGAAGTAACTTACAAGAAAGAAATTATGGGAACTGCAAATGTTAAAACTTCTCAATTTGCACAACCTTTATTCGAATTCCATGGTGCATGTGCTGGTTGTGGAGAAACTCCATACATCAAGTTAATCACTCAATTATTCGGAGATAGAATGATGGTAGCAAACGCTACTGGTTGTTCATCAATATACGGTGGATCAGCTCCATCAACTCCTTACTGTACAAACGGTTGCGGAGAAGGTCCAGCTTGGGCATCATCATTATTTGAAGATAATGCAGAGTTCGGATACGGAATGCACGTTGCTGTAGAAGCATTAAGAGATAGATTAGAAGTAGAAATGGAAACAATCATGGATAAAGTTACTCCAGAAGTAGCAGAATTATTCAAAGAATGGATTGAAAACAGAACTGATGGAGAGAAGACTCAAGAAATCAGAACTAAATTATTACCATTAATCGAAGGTAATGAAGATGCTAAAGAAGTAACTTCATTAAAAGATTACATCACTAAGAAATCACAATGGATCTTCGGTGGAGACGGTTGGGCAAATGACATCGGTTACGGTGGAATAGATCACGTTTTAGCTACATCTGATGATATCAACATCTTAGTAATGGATACAGAGATGTACTCAAATACTGGTGGACAAGCATCAAAAGCATCACCAACTGGATCAGTAGTTAAGTTTGCTGCAGCTGGAATGCCATTAAAGAAGAAAGATTTAGCTGCTATCTGCATGTCTTATGGACATATCTATGTAGCTCAAGTATCTATGGGTGGAAGTCAAGCTCAATACTTAAAAGCTGTTAAAGAAGCAGAAGCTCATAAAGGACCATCTATCATCATTGCATACGCTCCTTGTATCTCACATGGTGTAAGAAAAGGTATGGGTCACTCTCAAACAGAGATGAAGTTAGCTACTGAATGTGGTTACTGGCCATTATTCAGATTTGATCCTAAATTAGAATTAGAAGGTAAGAACCCATTACAAATCGATTCTAAAGAACCTAACTGGGACAAATATGAAGAGTTCTTATTAGGAGAGACTAGATACTTAACACTAACTAAATCTAATCCTGAGAGAGCAAAAGAATTATTCGCTAAGAATAAAATGGAAGCTCAAAAGAAAATCAGACATTATAAGAGATTAGCTGCACTTGACTATTCTCAAGGTCTATAA
- a CDS encoding ABC transporter substrate-binding protein: protein MKKILLCLVSLFLFIACGEEKEKKVKDTLIFSQSSELRTLDPQMHTDIYSRRVLTNVFDRLVEKNIELEIVPGLAKNWEYLDETTVLFNLKEGILFHNGSELTSEDVKYSLERAKESPMIGVLFSLVSEIETPDKYTVIIKTEEPFGALFHHLSHIGASIVNKEYNENTDEVALNPMGTGAYKMIDWKAGDRVVLEAHDKYYKGEAPIKYVHVRNIPEENSRVIGLETGEIDISMDIASISRTSVIEHKDLTLHEVTSLGVSYMGLNTEKGALKDKKVRQAIALGIDRDIIIETILMGAVTKANGLLGPGVFGYSKDATTLGYDQEKAKQLLKEAGYEKGIDMKMTISGSETNSQIAQIMQAQLKEIGINLSLEQIEWGAFLNITSKGETDLYLMGWSNSSGDADYGFTPMLHSSMKGNAGNRSFFENSEFDALLEAAKIELDEGKRKVLYAKVQDIMNEEVPIYPTNFSAASGGVNNQIVGYVQSELNLPYFHDYSFRVN from the coding sequence TTGAAAAAAATACTATTATGCTTGGTTAGTTTATTTTTATTTATCGCTTGTGGTGAAGAAAAAGAGAAGAAGGTTAAGGATACGCTAATTTTCTCTCAGTCTTCAGAGTTAAGAACATTAGATCCGCAAATGCACACCGATATCTACTCAAGGAGGGTTTTAACAAATGTTTTTGACAGATTAGTAGAAAAAAATATCGAATTGGAAATTGTACCTGGACTAGCAAAAAATTGGGAATATTTGGATGAGACCACTGTACTTTTTAATTTGAAAGAGGGAATATTATTTCATAATGGAAGTGAGCTAACTTCAGAAGACGTTAAATATTCTTTGGAAAGAGCAAAGGAATCTCCAATGATTGGGGTATTGTTTAGCTTAGTAAGTGAAATAGAAACACCTGATAAATATACAGTAATAATAAAAACGGAGGAGCCATTTGGAGCCTTATTTCATCACTTAAGTCACATTGGAGCTTCTATCGTAAACAAAGAATATAATGAAAACACAGATGAAGTCGCTTTAAATCCAATGGGAACAGGGGCATATAAAATGATAGATTGGAAAGCTGGAGATAGAGTTGTATTGGAAGCTCACGACAAATATTACAAAGGTGAAGCTCCTATTAAGTATGTTCATGTGAGAAATATTCCTGAAGAAAATAGTAGGGTGATAGGTCTAGAAACTGGAGAAATTGATATATCTATGGATATAGCATCAATTTCTAGAACTTCAGTTATTGAGCATAAAGATCTAACTCTTCACGAAGTAACTTCATTAGGGGTGTCATATATGGGTTTAAACACAGAAAAAGGGGCATTAAAAGATAAAAAGGTAAGACAAGCTATTGCTTTGGGAATTGACAGAGATATAATAATTGAGACTATATTAATGGGAGCAGTTACAAAGGCTAATGGATTATTGGGACCGGGAGTTTTTGGTTACTCAAAAGATGCTACAACCTTAGGGTACGACCAGGAAAAAGCAAAGCAACTGTTAAAGGAAGCTGGATATGAAAAAGGAATAGATATGAAAATGACAATAAGTGGAAGTGAAACTAATTCACAAATAGCTCAAATTATGCAGGCTCAATTAAAAGAAATCGGAATTAATTTATCACTGGAACAAATTGAATGGGGTGCATTTTTAAATATTACTTCTAAAGGTGAAACGGACTTATACTTGATGGGGTGGTCAAACTCATCGGGGGATGCAGATTATGGTTTCACTCCTATGCTACATAGTTCTATGAAGGGGAATGCCGGGAATAGAAGTTTTTTTGAAAATTCAGAATTTGATGCTCTTTTAGAAGCTGCGAAGATAGAATTAGATGAAGGTAAAAGAAAAGTATTGTATGCTAAAGTTCAAGATATCATGAATGAAGAAGTGCCTATCTATCCTACAAATTTTTCTGCTGCAAGTGGAGGAGTTAATAACCAAATAGTTGGGTATGTGCAATCAGAATTAAATTTACCATATTTCCATGATTATTCATTTAGAGTTAATTAA